A portion of the Candidatus Pristimantibacillus lignocellulolyticus genome contains these proteins:
- a CDS encoding tail fiber protein yields the protein MDPYVGEIRLFSGNYAPVGWALCNGQIMNIQHNSALYSIIGNIYGGDGKTTFALPDLQGMAAMGQGVGPGLTPRGIAASVGTNTQTLTIDQIPNHTHVPNGSSATTAAQADPSNKVWGSESDAATNKPYAATPNVPMNALALNVIGGNTAHNNMQPYTTLCLIIALEGVYPPKQ from the coding sequence ATGGATCCATATGTAGGTGAAATAAGATTATTTTCAGGAAACTATGCACCAGTCGGCTGGGCACTGTGTAATGGACAGATAATGAATATTCAACATAATTCAGCTCTATACAGCATTATTGGAAACATTTATGGTGGAGATGGAAAAACAACATTTGCTTTACCCGATTTACAAGGGATGGCTGCAATGGGACAAGGAGTTGGACCAGGGCTTACACCTAGGGGGATTGCAGCTTCAGTAGGAACTAATACACAGACGTTGACAATTGATCAGATCCCGAATCATACGCATGTTCCAAACGGATCGAGTGCAACTACAGCAGCTCAAGCAGATCCGAGTAATAAAGTTTGGGGGAGTGAGAGTGATGCTGCTACAAATAAGCCCTATGCAGCCACTCCTAATGTTCCGATGAATGCACTTGCTCTCAATGTTATTGGAGGAAATACTGCTCATAACAATATGCAACCATATACGACATTATGCCTTATTATTGCATTGGAAGGCGTATATCCTCCGAAGCAGTAG
- a CDS encoding tail fiber protein, with protein MAEPFVGEIRTFAFGIVPRGWALCNGQLLQINTNQALYSILGNRYGGDGRVNFALPNLQGRTPIHMSSSYPIATAGGEAAHTLTINEMPQHTHQAQGSSVNADNSKAEGNTWAVTATTRPIYAASANTTLNEAAIGTTGASQAHNNMQPYTTVSFCIALQGIYPSRS; from the coding sequence ATGGCAGAACCGTTTGTTGGTGAGATTAGAACGTTTGCTTTCGGTATTGTTCCACGAGGATGGGCGTTATGCAATGGGCAGCTATTGCAAATTAATACTAATCAAGCGCTGTATTCTATTTTAGGTAACAGATATGGTGGAGATGGCAGAGTAAATTTTGCTTTGCCTAATTTACAGGGACGTACTCCTATTCACATGTCAAGCTCTTATCCAATTGCGACAGCTGGGGGAGAAGCGGCTCATACATTAACGATTAATGAAATGCCTCAGCATACACATCAGGCTCAAGGAAGCTCGGTGAATGCAGATAATTCTAAAGCAGAAGGTAATACATGGGCAGTTACAGCAACGACACGTCCAATATATGCAGCTAGCGCTAATACAACGTTGAACGAGGCAGCAATTGGAACAACAGGGGCGAGTCAAGCGCACAATAATATGCAGCCTTATACAACGGTTTCATTTTGTATTGCGTTGCAAGGCATTTATCCGTCAAGATCTTAG
- a CDS encoding tail fiber protein, with product MSDQYVGEIRMFSGNYAPQGWHFCDGSILSISENEVLYTLLGTTYGGDGRTTFALPDMRGRIPLHTSSNYPLGQMAGTERVTLLQSNMPAHTHTANANNVAANSTSNSPVGNFWGVSTGITNYQNTVPNVTMSPATVSSVGGNQPHDNIMPSKVISFIIALVGIFPSQG from the coding sequence ATGAGTGATCAGTATGTTGGAGAAATTCGGATGTTCTCAGGTAATTATGCACCACAAGGCTGGCATTTTTGCGATGGATCGATACTAAGCATCAGTGAGAATGAAGTATTGTATACACTCCTAGGAACAACGTATGGAGGTGACGGAAGAACTACGTTTGCACTTCCAGATATGAGAGGTCGCATTCCGCTTCATACGTCATCTAACTATCCACTTGGTCAAATGGCAGGAACTGAAAGAGTTACGTTGCTGCAGTCAAATATGCCAGCACATACTCACACTGCCAATGCGAACAACGTTGCTGCCAATTCAACAAGCAACTCACCCGTAGGGAATTTCTGGGGAGTTAGTACAGGGATAACTAATTATCAGAATACAGTACCTAACGTTACGATGTCACCAGCAACAGTTTCGAGTGTCGGGGGCAATCAGCCGCACGATAATATCATGCCAAGCAAAGTCATTAGTTTTATTATTGCGCTAGTAGGTATCTTCCCTTCACAGGGGTAA
- a CDS encoding DUF2277 domain-containing protein: MCRNIKTLFNFEPSATDVEIEAAALQYVRKISGFNKPSKANEEAFNRAVYEIQLISKNLLDNLETKAEPRDRMVEIERARIKTTKRFGSNE; the protein is encoded by the coding sequence ATGTGCCGAAATATTAAGACGCTATTCAACTTTGAACCATCTGCTACTGATGTAGAAATTGAAGCAGCAGCTCTCCAATACGTGAGAAAAATATCGGGTTTCAACAAGCCGTCAAAGGCCAATGAGGAGGCTTTCAATCGTGCCGTTTATGAAATTCAACTGATATCTAAAAATTTATTGGATAACTTAGAGACGAAAGCAGAGCCTCGAGATCGCATGGTTGAAATTGAACGCGCTCGGATCAAAACAACGAAAAGGTTTGGGAGCAATGAATAA
- a CDS encoding recombinase family protein — MKVAYVRVSTAEQNEERQVKALEAYNMEKWFNEKVSGKDRNRPQLNALIDFVREGDTIYIESISRLARSTYDFLSIVKECEAKGVQLVSLKESIDTSTPQGKFMLTVFGALYELERENIKQRQAEGIEVALNNGVKFGRPKQEITSDFTKAYKEWKTGQVTATEAMRRLDMKPNTFYRRVKEYEQ, encoded by the coding sequence ATGAAGGTTGCATATGTCAGAGTATCAACGGCGGAGCAAAACGAAGAAAGGCAAGTAAAAGCATTAGAAGCATACAACATGGAGAAGTGGTTCAATGAGAAGGTAAGCGGTAAAGATCGCAACAGACCACAATTAAATGCCCTTATAGACTTTGTAAGGGAAGGCGATACGATATACATCGAATCCATTTCAAGGCTTGCACGAAGTACATACGATTTTCTAAGCATCGTAAAAGAATGTGAAGCAAAAGGCGTCCAACTTGTCAGCCTTAAAGAAAGCATCGACACAAGCACACCACAGGGTAAATTCATGCTAACGGTCTTTGGTGCATTGTACGAATTGGAACGAGAGAACATCAAACAACGACAGGCAGAAGGCATAGAAGTCGCTTTGAACAATGGGGTGAAGTTTGGTAGACCAAAGCAAGAGATCACATCCGATTTCACTAAGGCGTACAAAGAATGGAAGACAGGACAAGTTACAGCAACAGAAGCCATGAGAAGACTAGATATGAAGCCTAATACTTTCTACCGTCGTGTCAAAGAATATGAACAGTAG
- a CDS encoding tyrosine-type recombinase/integrase, which produces MTKIKELIEDFKLNQEILGREKKYVDLCLFRLYRWEKFTVNVLRVTETEEVTQLHIKKYIQERQREGSEVNTTLNNNIATLKVFFQYLVNEEFIDEQENPMRRIRNLKEEKKVIVTFNDNEVSRIINDLKEETYSNVRDKLILIMLFDTGIRVSELCNIKNIDVARRHILIHGKGSKQRLVYISNIMRKYMRRYEAFKQERFRKRLLDEVEDYYFLDQSAIKLSRSRINKILKEHCNNAGVRKEVRCSPHDCRHYFAQKQLRNGIDIYSLSRLMGHFDTQITSKYLRGLEQDDILQIGRLHSPLNGIKIKQSSL; this is translated from the coding sequence ATGACCAAAATTAAAGAACTTATTGAGGATTTCAAACTAAACCAAGAAATTTTGGGCAGGGAAAAGAAATACGTTGATCTTTGCTTGTTTAGGTTGTACAGGTGGGAAAAGTTTACGGTTAATGTGTTGAGGGTTACCGAGACAGAGGAAGTGACACAGCTTCATATCAAGAAGTATATTCAGGAGCGACAGCGTGAGGGCAGTGAAGTAAACACAACGTTAAATAACAATATCGCTACATTGAAAGTGTTTTTTCAGTATTTAGTGAACGAAGAATTTATTGATGAACAGGAAAACCCCATGCGGAGGATTAGAAATCTCAAGGAAGAGAAGAAAGTCATTGTTACGTTTAATGATAATGAAGTATCAAGGATAATCAATGACCTGAAAGAAGAAACATATTCTAATGTTCGTGACAAACTAATTCTTATTATGCTCTTTGATACAGGAATAAGGGTTTCTGAACTGTGTAATATCAAAAACATTGACGTAGCAAGGAGACACATTCTGATTCATGGGAAAGGTTCTAAACAGCGTCTGGTGTACATTAGCAATATCATGCGAAAGTACATGAGAAGGTACGAAGCATTTAAGCAGGAACGATTCAGAAAGAGGTTGCTGGATGAAGTTGAGGACTACTACTTCCTAGATCAATCCGCTATAAAATTGTCTCGCTCCCGCATCAATAAGATACTGAAAGAACATTGTAACAATGCTGGAGTAAGAAAAGAAGTTAGATGTTCACCACACGATTGTCGTCATTATTTCGCACAGAAGCAGTTACGAAATGGAATTGATATTTACAGTTTGAGTAGGTTAATGGGACATTTTGATACACAAATAACCTCCAAGTATCTAAGGGGATTAGAGCAAGATGACATTTTACAGATTGGACGATTGCATAGCCCGCTGAATGGTATCAAAATAAAACAAAGTTCACTGTAG
- the guaA gene encoding glutamine-hydrolyzing GMP synthase, which translates to MTKQNEIIVVLDFGGQYNQLIARRIRDLGVYSELLPYNTSAERIREINPKGIVFSGGPASVYEENSPLVDPAVYDLNIPIFGICYGMQMISHQLNGKVERAGKREYGKADVQFIEGSTIAAGLESNQTVWMSHSDLVIEPPTGFKVDASTEHAPIAAMSNDDRKIFAVQFHPEVRHSIQGNEMIHNFLYNVCKVEGNWTMESFIEDTIADIRKQVGKEKVLCALSGGVDSSVVAILLHKAIGDQLTCMFIDHGLLRKDEAEGVMETFVGKFDMKVLKIDAQERFLGKLKGVDDPEQKRKIIGNEFIYVFQEESDKFDDFKYLAQGTLYTDIVESGTATAQTIKSHHNVGGLPEDIKFELVEPLKALFKDEVRKVGEECGLPSEIVWRQPFPGPGLAIRVLGEVTEDKLKIVRDSDAILREEIIKAGLDREIWQYFTALPNMKSVGVMGDARTYSYTVGIRAVTSIDGMTADWARIPWDILEKISVRIVNEVDNVNRIVYDVTSKPPATIEWE; encoded by the coding sequence ATGACTAAACAGAACGAAATCATCGTTGTTCTCGACTTCGGTGGACAATACAATCAATTAATTGCAAGACGTATTCGTGATTTAGGCGTTTACAGTGAATTACTACCTTATAATACTTCTGCGGAACGTATTCGTGAAATTAATCCAAAAGGTATCGTATTCTCTGGTGGTCCGGCAAGTGTTTACGAAGAAAATTCACCACTAGTTGATCCAGCGGTATACGATTTGAATATTCCTATTTTCGGTATTTGCTACGGTATGCAAATGATTTCTCATCAATTGAACGGTAAAGTTGAACGTGCTGGCAAACGTGAATATGGTAAAGCAGACGTACAATTTATCGAAGGTAGCACAATTGCTGCTGGACTTGAGAGCAATCAAACGGTATGGATGAGTCACAGTGACCTAGTTATTGAACCTCCAACAGGCTTTAAAGTTGATGCGAGTACGGAACATGCACCAATCGCTGCAATGAGCAATGATGATCGTAAAATTTTTGCGGTTCAATTCCACCCAGAAGTTCGTCATTCGATTCAAGGTAATGAAATGATTCATAACTTCTTGTACAACGTATGTAAAGTTGAGGGTAACTGGACGATGGAATCATTCATCGAAGATACTATTGCTGACATTCGTAAGCAAGTGGGTAAAGAGAAAGTACTATGCGCACTTTCTGGCGGTGTAGATTCATCTGTTGTAGCTATTCTATTGCACAAAGCAATTGGTGATCAATTGACTTGTATGTTTATCGATCATGGTCTACTTCGTAAAGATGAAGCTGAAGGCGTAATGGAAACATTCGTTGGCAAATTCGACATGAAAGTTCTTAAAATCGATGCTCAAGAACGCTTCCTAGGTAAGTTAAAAGGCGTAGACGATCCCGAACAAAAACGTAAAATCATCGGTAATGAATTTATCTATGTATTCCAAGAAGAATCAGATAAATTCGATGATTTCAAATATCTTGCACAAGGTACGCTTTACACAGATATCGTAGAAAGTGGTACTGCAACTGCACAAACTATTAAATCTCACCATAACGTTGGTGGACTTCCTGAAGACATTAAATTCGAATTAGTTGAGCCGCTTAAAGCGTTGTTCAAAGACGAAGTTCGTAAAGTTGGGGAAGAATGTGGTCTTCCAAGTGAAATCGTATGGCGTCAACCATTCCCAGGTCCAGGTCTAGCGATTCGTGTACTTGGCGAAGTAACAGAGGACAAGCTGAAAATCGTTCGTGACTCCGATGCTATTCTTCGTGAAGAAATCATCAAAGCTGGTCTTGATCGTGAAATTTGGCAATACTTTACTGCACTACCTAACATGAAATCTGTAGGCGTTATGGGCGATGCTCGTACGTACTCTTACACAGTTGGTATTCGTGCAGTAACATCTATCGATGGTATGACAGCTGACTGGGCTCGTATCCCTTGGGATATCTTAGAGAAGATTTCTGTTCGTATCGTTAATGAAGTAGACAACGTTAACCGTATCGTCTATGACGTAACTTCTAAACCGCCAGCTACGATTGAGTGGGAATAG
- a CDS encoding transglutaminase-like domain-containing protein yields MHQARGEAETYFLYRLFTSILLFGLLVEWLIPWLHAGEWTELLQPQALVVVIGTMLIVGLFRPRIVIHVTVAILSCIIALMLLFKGDQQTSWNWLIHLIPELGKDISQMFSYGIFYMSDEIRILLLFAGWILLAPALQSLIWYHQIAFSLLATTVIYLLILYTSLGIDLFYALLRVLAEGILLMALTTIPKLRRKLTINHAWHGMAMHQWIGVIMLTVIMIGGSFLWSQSKERDLGPVAWANVFSESLVQDMSALSSEISGVPLKETDSAAYSSKSMGVSGYSFNDDMLGQTLKSSKEIVLHGWSPVESYWRAESKTEYDGHGWVDQSQVLTLKSIPSKSDAALQSWQNRQGWVGSTIRQDIEYVKPLVGMPIMQSGINGVVINLNAVNPDRDLQNYIVGVETSSIYAPTTESKIKSYSIITEVPITDESELRSIEPVESETAEKLWQADTLDRYLQLPETLPTRVAALAAEVSGGGLTSRYDQVKAIEQYLKNNYKYTLNSTIPGESDDFVDHFLFEQQEGYCVHFSTAMVIMLRSQDIPARWVKGYGMGEAIDERTSEAGVVETLYEVRESDAHAWVEVYFPTIGWVPFDPTPAADSDEHVTSLSRISQLWDETLTNSIVFLKSMNSTGMLIGLVGSLIVIVTFVMLWMNRNRIKLNTILRQYAKAYDLLKSSSQLVMQSHSHEGELPSRNGAKLNELQRARENQQMSIANVHRNLFQAANYVIGKLELRIGLRDGHLLQVNTWRTRIGAFLTSSDSKFDQSLVLLLQWLEQGNYNNPSQQTLPEPKELRQVLLTLLPNHRLKSRNARRHLLNRNHIDRSTTP; encoded by the coding sequence ATGCATCAAGCTAGAGGAGAAGCGGAAACATATTTCTTATATCGCTTATTCACTTCAATATTATTATTCGGTTTATTAGTGGAATGGTTAATCCCATGGCTACATGCTGGTGAGTGGACGGAATTGTTACAGCCACAGGCTTTGGTGGTGGTAATAGGTACGATGCTCATAGTTGGTTTATTTCGACCTCGAATAGTAATTCATGTTACCGTTGCAATATTAAGCTGTATCATTGCTTTGATGTTGTTGTTTAAAGGCGATCAGCAAACGAGCTGGAATTGGCTCATACATTTAATACCAGAGCTTGGAAAAGACATTTCACAAATGTTTAGTTATGGTATTTTCTATATGTCCGATGAAATTCGAATATTGTTATTGTTTGCAGGTTGGATATTGTTAGCCCCTGCATTACAATCACTTATTTGGTATCATCAAATTGCTTTTTCATTGCTAGCGACGACGGTAATCTACTTATTAATACTTTATACATCACTAGGTATTGATCTGTTCTATGCACTGCTAAGGGTACTAGCGGAAGGTATATTGTTAATGGCATTAACGACAATACCAAAGCTAAGAAGGAAATTGACCATTAATCATGCGTGGCATGGAATGGCTATGCATCAGTGGATTGGTGTAATTATGCTTACCGTGATAATGATTGGTGGAAGTTTTTTATGGAGTCAATCCAAGGAACGAGACTTGGGACCTGTCGCATGGGCAAATGTCTTTTCGGAGTCGTTAGTACAAGATATGTCTGCATTAAGTAGTGAGATATCAGGGGTTCCTTTGAAAGAAACCGATAGTGCTGCTTACAGCTCTAAAAGTATGGGAGTATCTGGTTACAGCTTTAACGATGATATGTTAGGACAAACCTTAAAGTCATCCAAAGAGATCGTATTACATGGATGGTCTCCCGTTGAGAGCTATTGGAGAGCCGAATCTAAGACGGAGTATGATGGACATGGCTGGGTGGATCAATCACAAGTATTAACACTGAAAAGTATACCTTCGAAAAGTGATGCAGCACTTCAAAGTTGGCAGAATAGACAAGGTTGGGTAGGCTCAACAATTAGGCAAGATATAGAGTACGTTAAACCGTTAGTTGGTATGCCGATTATGCAGTCAGGTATTAATGGTGTAGTTATTAATCTAAATGCCGTTAATCCGGATAGAGATCTGCAAAATTATATTGTAGGAGTCGAGACTAGTTCGATCTATGCACCAACAACTGAATCGAAGATAAAAAGCTATAGCATTATAACAGAGGTGCCGATTACTGATGAGTCTGAATTACGATCTATCGAACCAGTAGAATCAGAAACTGCGGAGAAGTTATGGCAAGCAGATACGCTTGATCGATATTTGCAATTACCGGAGACTCTTCCTACGCGTGTAGCAGCGCTAGCCGCTGAAGTTTCTGGTGGAGGGTTAACGAGTCGCTATGACCAAGTGAAAGCTATCGAGCAGTATTTGAAGAACAATTATAAGTACACGTTAAACAGTACTATACCTGGAGAGAGCGACGATTTTGTTGATCATTTTCTATTTGAACAGCAAGAAGGTTATTGCGTTCATTTCTCTACTGCTATGGTTATTATGCTTAGATCTCAAGATATTCCTGCAAGATGGGTAAAAGGATATGGAATGGGGGAGGCAATCGATGAACGAACTTCGGAAGCGGGAGTCGTTGAGACGTTGTATGAGGTTAGAGAAAGTGATGCTCATGCTTGGGTTGAAGTCTATTTCCCAACGATTGGTTGGGTTCCGTTCGATCCAACACCTGCTGCTGATTCGGATGAACATGTAACTTCATTATCCCGAATTAGTCAGCTATGGGATGAGACACTAACTAATTCCATCGTTTTCCTTAAATCAATGAATAGTACGGGGATGTTAATTGGTTTAGTAGGTAGCTTGATCGTTATCGTTACATTTGTGATGCTGTGGATGAATCGCAATAGAATCAAACTAAATACTATTCTGCGTCAATATGCGAAAGCGTATGATTTATTGAAGTCTAGTAGTCAATTAGTAATGCAATCACATTCGCATGAAGGTGAACTGCCATCAAGAAATGGTGCAAAGCTGAATGAACTACAAAGGGCTAGAGAGAATCAACAGATGAGCATTGCTAATGTGCATCGTAATTTGTTTCAAGCGGCCAATTATGTAATCGGCAAATTAGAATTACGAATAGGGTTGCGAGATGGTCATCTATTACAAGTAAATACTTGGCGCACTCGAATTGGTGCATTCCTTACATCATCAGATTCGAAGTTTGATCAATCACTAGTTTTGTTGTTGCAATGGCTTGAGCAAGGTAACTACAATAACCCGTCTCAACAAACATTACCTGAACCGAAGGAATTACGACAGGTTTTACTAACTTTGCTGCCAAACCATCGGTTGAAATCTCGGAATGCTAGACGTCATCTGTTGAATCGTAATCATATCGATCGATCAACGACTCCATGA
- a CDS encoding DUF58 domain-containing protein, protein MKGNHQPSQLQDKHSNTNINASAPIEIRLKSQFKTRYGAWCGIFILFVAALAAVIWRNGAVEWLLLTVTSVVIIYSGITPKIAASKLSYNRIISEQYSHDGNLQIETRLHRVFRIPGIWYVIHERYHNQSQLNNQWLQYRANFAPLFHDEMILNYRLQQVTRGNYEALTTEIIVGDWLGLTSITVKKTLQQQFTVLPPIIKPQLDSFVMNNSSNRWIGDWNVESEENSNPLNMSEQSESELQSITVQDQGTYYTSQQHNVTSGTGNGTRPYIDGDSYRRIDIRAAARGRGWHTKLQDAELQTPKHCIILDQYALPYQDDLRNQIFESMVQWSLVDVHEYGQEQPVFVITDDWSFEYVTSQHSYELRCLFALAKADVQQHIGDRLPQLAVLIPLKSHITLYSGDWRETESWYALADIARSKGCTLEIHFATNNRVMTYAMREQQRSLEQAGVKLVWRYSQPVHIPISHVVEGSERYASS, encoded by the coding sequence ATGAAAGGAAATCATCAACCCTCTCAGCTTCAAGATAAACATTCAAACACTAATATTAATGCTTCAGCCCCAATTGAGATTCGGCTCAAGTCTCAATTTAAGACGAGGTATGGGGCATGGTGCGGTATTTTTATTTTGTTTGTTGCCGCACTGGCAGCAGTAATATGGCGTAATGGAGCAGTTGAATGGTTGTTATTGACCGTAACTAGTGTAGTTATTATATATAGCGGGATTACGCCGAAAATTGCTGCATCCAAGCTATCGTATAACCGTATCATTTCTGAACAATATAGTCATGATGGCAATTTACAGATTGAAACGAGATTACATAGAGTTTTTCGTATTCCTGGGATATGGTATGTCATCCATGAACGTTATCACAATCAAAGTCAATTAAATAATCAATGGCTACAATATCGAGCTAACTTCGCTCCATTATTCCATGATGAAATGATCTTGAACTATCGTCTACAGCAAGTCACAAGGGGGAATTATGAGGCATTAACAACGGAAATTATTGTTGGAGATTGGTTAGGTTTAACTTCTATTACGGTGAAAAAAACTCTACAACAGCAATTTACTGTATTACCACCAATTATTAAGCCTCAATTAGATAGTTTTGTAATGAACAATAGTAGCAATCGTTGGATCGGAGATTGGAATGTTGAAAGTGAAGAGAACTCTAACCCGCTGAACATGTCTGAGCAGTCAGAGTCTGAATTACAATCTATAACAGTTCAAGATCAAGGAACTTATTATACTTCACAGCAACATAATGTCACTAGCGGAACCGGTAATGGTACAAGACCTTATATTGATGGAGATAGTTATCGTCGAATAGATATTCGTGCTGCAGCAAGAGGTCGTGGATGGCATACGAAATTGCAAGATGCGGAGCTACAGACACCGAAGCATTGCATAATATTAGATCAATATGCACTACCCTACCAGGATGATTTACGCAATCAAATATTTGAATCCATGGTGCAATGGTCATTAGTTGATGTCCATGAATACGGACAGGAGCAGCCTGTATTTGTCATTACAGATGATTGGAGCTTTGAGTACGTAACATCACAACATAGCTATGAATTGCGATGTTTATTTGCACTTGCGAAAGCAGATGTACAACAGCATATTGGAGACCGATTACCGCAGCTTGCAGTCCTTATACCTCTGAAGAGTCATATTACACTGTATTCAGGAGACTGGCGTGAAACAGAAAGTTGGTATGCATTAGCGGATATAGCTAGAAGCAAAGGTTGTACGTTAGAGATTCATTTTGCAACGAATAATAGAGTAATGACCTATGCTATGAGAGAACAACAGCGATCATTAGAGCAAGCTGGTGTCAAATTAGTATGGCGTTACAGTCAACCAGTACATATTCCAATTAGTCATGTCGTAGAAGGAAGTGAACGTTATGCATCAAGCTAG
- a CDS encoding MoxR family ATPase, which produces MVSSSFPQSRTEQHSVDMGMNLSSFQWAVKPQQLLQRMQVKLEDILLGKQAEVKQVLVCMLAGGHLLLEDVPGVGKTMLATSIARLLGGQFHRIQFTSDLLPADIVGGMVLDRQDRGLVFRPGPIMANVVLGDELNRSSPRTQSALLEALEDRSVSIEGHSYALPQPFVFIATQNPLQYEGTHGLPEAQRDRFMMQLSLGYPSKQDEMSLLVQYAEGTRYQTNKLRPVMSDVEWMQMQKEIQYIYVHPSLIEYMADVAHATRTNVDCKLGLSPRALRDWLRAGQAFAYFEGRSFILPDDLLAQAVATLSHRIELQGRANNSYSKEQFISKLLLDIPLSKMDNVGKGRGQR; this is translated from the coding sequence ATGGTATCTTCATCATTTCCTCAATCAAGAACAGAGCAACATAGCGTAGATATGGGTATGAATTTGTCTAGTTTTCAATGGGCAGTTAAACCCCAACAATTATTACAACGGATGCAAGTAAAGTTAGAAGATATATTGTTAGGCAAGCAAGCGGAAGTTAAGCAAGTACTCGTATGTATGCTAGCTGGAGGGCATTTACTGCTTGAGGATGTGCCTGGTGTAGGTAAGACGATGCTGGCAACTTCAATTGCTAGATTGTTAGGTGGTCAATTTCATCGTATTCAGTTTACTTCCGATCTTCTTCCAGCGGATATCGTAGGAGGTATGGTTCTAGATCGACAAGATCGAGGCCTAGTATTTCGGCCTGGTCCGATTATGGCTAATGTCGTATTAGGAGATGAACTTAATCGGTCTTCACCTCGGACACAGTCAGCATTACTTGAGGCATTGGAGGATCGCAGTGTAAGTATTGAAGGACATAGTTACGCGTTGCCACAGCCTTTCGTGTTTATCGCCACACAGAATCCACTCCAATATGAAGGTACACATGGATTACCAGAAGCACAACGGGATCGTTTTATGATGCAATTATCACTTGGGTATCCGAGCAAGCAGGATGAGATGAGTTTGTTAGTTCAATATGCTGAAGGTACAAGGTATCAGACCAACAAACTTAGACCTGTAATGTCAGATGTAGAATGGATGCAAATGCAAAAGGAAATTCAATATATTTATGTTCATCCATCGCTAATTGAGTATATGGCAGACGTTGCCCATGCAACCCGAACAAATGTCGACTGTAAGCTTGGACTAAGCCCAAGAGCATTAAGGGACTGGTTACGAGCTGGACAAGCATTTGCTTATTTTGAAGGTCGTAGTTTTATACTGCCTGATGATTTACTAGCACAAGCAGTTGCAACATTATCACATCGTATTGAATTACAAGGTAGAGCTAATAACAGCTATAGCAAGGAACAATTCATAAGTAAACTATTGTTAGATATTCCGTTATCTAAAATGGACAATGTGGGAAAAGGGAGGGGGCAAAGATGA